In Leisingera methylohalidivorans DSM 14336, a single genomic region encodes these proteins:
- a CDS encoding App1 family protein: MLKKALHRIALGAERLLDRVPPRRNRSGADLVIDPHIGYSTAEHVIVRGRVLRGLRGSTARHEQGVLRNVWQMVSLFLTDEVAGVTVAHGRATAVTDDEGYFQLLLPVGRPPGWHDIKVTIANGGTASACPVFVPRPDARFLVISDIDDTVLHTSAYSLLRNLWTTFSGNALTRRIYPDSAALLQSLSENGRNPVFYVSSSPWNMHGFLTQVFSQAGLVRGPMFLRDLGLSETQFISAGHGSHKGSSVDALLKAHPTLPAVLVGDTGQKDASIYRDAVQRHPGRVSAVLLKVPQNGLDADDRHDLKQLRASGVHVFPASSFEGAVQQLNLWLPPP, from the coding sequence ATGCTGAAGAAAGCCTTGCACCGGATCGCTTTGGGTGCCGAACGTTTGCTGGACCGCGTTCCGCCGCGGCGAAATCGCAGCGGCGCGGATTTGGTAATTGACCCGCACATCGGCTACAGCACCGCAGAGCACGTCATTGTGCGTGGCCGCGTCTTGAGAGGGCTGCGGGGCAGCACCGCGCGCCATGAGCAAGGTGTGTTGCGGAACGTCTGGCAAATGGTTTCGTTGTTTCTCACCGATGAGGTCGCCGGGGTCACCGTGGCCCACGGCCGCGCCACGGCTGTCACGGACGATGAAGGCTATTTTCAGCTTTTGCTCCCGGTCGGGCGGCCGCCCGGCTGGCATGATATCAAGGTAACGATCGCCAATGGCGGGACCGCCTCAGCCTGCCCGGTGTTTGTGCCCCGCCCGGACGCTCGCTTCCTGGTCATCTCCGATATCGACGACACCGTGCTGCACACATCCGCGTATTCGTTGCTGCGAAACCTCTGGACGACCTTCAGCGGAAACGCTCTGACGCGGCGCATCTACCCGGATTCCGCTGCCCTGCTACAAAGCCTCTCGGAGAATGGCCGCAATCCGGTGTTTTACGTCAGCTCCTCACCCTGGAATATGCATGGCTTTCTCACGCAGGTATTCAGCCAGGCCGGGCTGGTCCGCGGCCCGATGTTCCTGCGGGACCTGGGGCTGAGCGAAACCCAGTTCATTTCTGCCGGTCACGGCAGCCACAAGGGGAGCAGCGTCGACGCGCTTCTCAAGGCGCATCCGACGCTGCCCGCGGTGCTGGTCGGCGACACCGGGCAGAAGGATGCGTCCATCTATCGCGACGCCGTCCAACGCCATCCTGGCCGGGTCTCGGCCGTACTGCTAAAGGTACCGCAAAACGGCCTGGACGCAGACGACCGGCACGACCTGAAACAGCTGCGAGCCAGCGGTGTCCACGTCTTTCCGGCCTCTAGCTTCGAGGGTGCAGTGCAGCAACTAAACCTTTGGCTGCCTCCCCCCTGA
- a CDS encoding flagellar motor protein MotB, producing the protein MSAQSNVAPIIIKKKKSGGGDGHHGGAWKVAYADFVTAMMAFFMLMWLLNATTEKQRKGLADYFSPSIPLSRVSGGGNGAFQGDSMFTEEIQPQSGTGATDINPMDAQQAQGETGVETDEQREDEDTKFRAIEEQLSGRGGESMVTVAMARHIVTRVTDEGLIIELFATEDTPLFDEGADEPTPLFRDLVRMIARVSESVTSNVAIGGHIRSHPVVLAKNPVWELSHDRADKTRTLLESGGLAAGRIHRVTGHADRKLAAGNPMAARNDRIEIILLRE; encoded by the coding sequence ATGAGCGCACAAAGCAATGTGGCGCCCATTATCATCAAGAAGAAAAAATCAGGTGGTGGCGATGGCCATCACGGCGGCGCGTGGAAAGTGGCTTATGCCGACTTCGTGACCGCGATGATGGCCTTCTTTATGCTGATGTGGCTGCTGAACGCGACGACGGAAAAACAACGCAAGGGTCTGGCGGATTACTTCTCGCCATCAATTCCGCTAAGCCGGGTCTCCGGCGGGGGCAATGGTGCGTTTCAGGGTGACAGCATGTTCACCGAGGAAATTCAGCCGCAATCCGGCACCGGGGCAACGGATATAAATCCGATGGACGCTCAGCAGGCGCAAGGAGAAACCGGCGTTGAAACTGACGAGCAGCGCGAGGATGAAGACACCAAGTTCCGCGCCATCGAAGAACAGTTGTCTGGGCGTGGCGGCGAGAGCATGGTGACGGTTGCGATGGCCCGCCATATTGTGACCAGGGTCACTGACGAAGGGCTAATCATCGAACTTTTTGCCACAGAAGACACACCTCTGTTTGATGAGGGTGCGGATGAGCCGACACCGTTGTTCAGGGATCTGGTCAGGATGATTGCGCGGGTGTCGGAGAGTGTTACCAGCAATGTAGCCATCGGCGGCCACATTCGTTCCCATCCGGTTGTGCTGGCAAAGAATCCGGTTTGGGAGCTGTCCCATGACAGAGCCGACAAAACACGCACGCTGCTCGAATCGGGCGGTCTGGCCGCAGGCCGGATTCACCGGGTGACCGGCCATGCCGACCGAAAGTTGGCGGCCGGAAACCCGATGGCCGCCCGTAATGACCGGATTGAAATCATCCTATTGCGCGAATAA
- the hemN gene encoding oxygen-independent coproporphyrinogen III oxidase, producing the protein MKQIDRLQALGLFDSRVPRYTSYPTAPAFNAAVGAADQARELQGLDPDVPVSVYLHIPFCERLCWFCACRTQGTQTLSPVESYIGTLEQELKLVAPLLPKGLRMGRMHWGGGTPTILPPVLIHRLAQAVKTVFPQTEDWEFSVEIDPTMVDRDKIAALAEEGMNRASIGIQDFDPLVQQSIGREQPFDVTKACAEDLRAAGVSSLNADLVYGLPHQTPERMEDTVEKVLTLDPDRLALFGYAHVPWVAKRQKLINEETLPDDRARYYLAGLAAEKFVAAGFSAIGIDHFAKPGDGLETAVRSGHLRRNFQGYTDDTCPTLIGFGASSISRFAGGYIQNAPSTPAYVQRVEGGHLAGARGHVMSDEDLLRGRAIEMLMCEFRLNRAGLKQRFGTLTAALDADLAQITAWFGDLVQLDDEALAILPNGRPLTRIIASCFDALAPEGVRYSRAS; encoded by the coding sequence ATGAAACAAATTGACCGCCTCCAAGCCCTTGGGCTGTTCGACAGCCGGGTGCCCCGCTACACATCTTACCCAACCGCGCCGGCATTTAATGCAGCCGTCGGTGCAGCGGATCAGGCCCGCGAATTGCAGGGGCTGGATCCGGATGTGCCGGTTTCTGTCTACCTGCATATCCCGTTTTGCGAGCGTCTGTGCTGGTTCTGCGCCTGCCGCACGCAAGGTACTCAGACGCTAAGCCCGGTGGAGAGCTATATTGGCACGCTGGAGCAGGAACTGAAGCTGGTGGCACCGCTTTTGCCCAAAGGCTTACGGATGGGGCGGATGCATTGGGGCGGCGGCACTCCGACCATTCTTCCGCCTGTGTTGATCCACCGGCTGGCGCAGGCGGTAAAGACGGTGTTTCCTCAGACCGAAGACTGGGAGTTCTCAGTGGAAATCGACCCCACCATGGTCGACCGCGACAAGATCGCGGCGCTGGCAGAAGAAGGCATGAACCGCGCCAGCATCGGCATCCAGGATTTCGACCCTCTGGTGCAGCAATCCATTGGCCGGGAACAGCCGTTTGACGTGACCAAGGCCTGTGCTGAGGATCTGCGGGCGGCGGGTGTCAGCTCGTTGAACGCTGATCTGGTCTACGGCCTGCCGCACCAGACACCTGAGCGTATGGAGGACACGGTGGAGAAAGTACTGACTTTGGATCCGGACCGGCTTGCGCTGTTTGGGTATGCGCATGTGCCTTGGGTGGCAAAGCGGCAGAAACTGATTAACGAGGAGACATTGCCGGATGATCGGGCGCGCTATTATCTGGCCGGGCTGGCAGCCGAAAAATTTGTCGCGGCGGGCTTTTCCGCCATTGGAATCGACCATTTCGCCAAGCCTGGTGATGGGTTGGAGACGGCGGTCCGCAGCGGGCATCTGCGCCGCAACTTTCAGGGCTACACCGATGACACCTGCCCAACGCTGATCGGATTCGGCGCGTCGTCGATTTCCCGCTTTGCCGGGGGTTACATCCAGAACGCGCCGTCTACGCCTGCATATGTGCAGAGGGTCGAGGGAGGCCATCTGGCCGGTGCTCGGGGTCATGTGATGAGTGATGAAGATCTGCTGCGTGGCCGCGCCATCGAGATGCTTATGTGCGAGTTCCGGCTGAACCGGGCAGGGCTCAAACAGCGTTTTGGCACTTTGACGGCAGCTCTGGATGCAGACTTGGCGCAAATCACCGCCTGGTTCGGTGATCTGGTGCAATTGGATGATGAAGCGCTGGCAATCCTGCCGAATGGCCGGCCGCTGACCCGGATCATCGCCAGCTGCTTTGATGCGCTTGCGCCTGAAGGGGTGCGCTACAGCCGGGCCTCTTGA
- a CDS encoding multicopper oxidase domain-containing protein encodes MHEHGLAAPGEPRIVEFGMKTVEKEIEIDQGAYPQRMTFNGSIPGAMMVVHEGDYVKLTVINPPENLLKHNIDVNAATGALGGGADRNRRHCRSPHPPPPIGNFHQGGKSGGPPEQMRQAAAFEIMKHQGSHAENAAFVADAQSDCRRITWGSDC; translated from the coding sequence GTGCATGAGCACGGGCTGGCTGCACCGGGCGAACCGCGCATCGTCGAGTTCGGGATGAAGACCGTCGAGAAGGAAATCGAGATCGACCAGGGCGCCTATCCTCAGCGCATGACCTTTAACGGCTCCATTCCGGGTGCAATGATGGTGGTGCACGAGGGCGACTATGTTAAGCTGACCGTGATCAACCCACCGGAGAACTTGCTAAAGCACAACATCGACGTCAACGCAGCCACCGGCGCCTTGGGCGGTGGTGCGGACCGAAACCGCCGCCATTGCCGCAGCCCTCATCCGCCACCGCCGATTGGCAATTTCCACCAGGGCGGCAAAAGCGGGGGGCCGCCGGAGCAGATGCGGCAGGCGGCGGCATTCGAGATAATGAAACATCAGGGTTCTCATGCCGAAAATGCCGCCTTCGTAGCGGATGCGCAGTCGGACTGCCGCCGGATAACCTGGGGTTCCGACTGCTGA
- a CDS encoding flagellar hook protein FlgE, which translates to MTISSSLNAGVSGLSANASRLASISDNIANSSTRGYKRVQTDFHSMVNAGSGGTYAAGGVRTTNVRLIDERGPLVTTSNATDLAVRGRGMLPVASVADIEAGLSPTMMLTTTGSFRTDSSGYLTSESGLALMGWPANADGSVTHAARDSSDSLEPVLIDLNRLSAEPTTEISLTANLPASATDVGAAGTPEEQVVRYYDSMGRAEELTITYTPTVATAPATTGSNEWNMQIVDSASGATVIGEYTLTFDDSATSAGTLQSVATTTGGAYDATAGSVTINVAGGPIEISVGVLGEQNGMSQLGEEFVPGTTEKDGTPVGSFVSVEVNETGEVIAKYDSGDTRVIYKVPLADVSNINGMQALDSQTYVPTDEAGDFYLWDAGDGPTGEILSYALEESAVDVATELTNMIQTQRAYSSNAKVIQTVDEMLQETTNIKR; encoded by the coding sequence ATGACCATTTCTTCGTCGCTGAACGCGGGTGTTTCAGGATTGAGCGCCAACGCCAGCCGGTTGGCCTCCATCTCGGATAACATCGCCAACTCCTCGACCCGCGGGTACAAGCGGGTGCAAACGGATTTCCATTCCATGGTCAACGCCGGTTCCGGCGGGACATACGCCGCGGGCGGTGTGCGCACGACAAATGTGCGCCTGATCGATGAGCGTGGGCCGCTGGTTACCACCAGCAACGCCACGGACCTTGCGGTGCGCGGTCGCGGCATGCTGCCGGTGGCCTCGGTCGCTGATATTGAAGCGGGCCTAAGCCCGACGATGATGTTGACCACCACAGGCTCGTTCCGGACTGACTCCAGCGGCTACCTGACTAGCGAGTCGGGATTGGCGCTGATGGGGTGGCCGGCCAATGCCGATGGCAGCGTGACGCACGCTGCCCGCGACAGCAGTGATTCGCTGGAGCCGGTCCTGATTGATCTGAACCGGTTGTCGGCAGAACCGACAACCGAGATCAGCCTGACCGCGAACCTGCCTGCCTCGGCCACCGATGTCGGCGCTGCCGGCACGCCGGAGGAACAGGTGGTGCGCTACTATGACAGCATGGGCCGCGCCGAAGAGCTGACGATCACCTACACCCCGACCGTTGCAACCGCGCCGGCGACAACCGGCAGCAACGAATGGAACATGCAGATCGTCGATTCTGCCAGCGGTGCAACGGTAATCGGTGAATACACGCTGACCTTTGACGACAGCGCCACCTCGGCCGGCACCCTGCAGAGCGTGGCCACCACGACCGGCGGCGCCTATGACGCGACAGCCGGGTCGGTGACCATCAACGTGGCTGGCGGGCCGATCGAGATCAGTGTCGGTGTGCTCGGCGAGCAAAACGGCATGAGCCAGCTGGGAGAGGAGTTCGTCCCGGGCACCACCGAAAAAGACGGTACACCGGTTGGCTCCTTCGTGTCCGTCGAAGTCAATGAAACCGGGGAAGTCATTGCCAAGTATGATTCCGGCGACACCAGGGTGATCTACAAAGTGCCGCTGGCGGATGTTTCGAACATCAACGGCATGCAGGCGCTGGATTCGCAGACCTATGTGCCGACCGACGAGGCAGGCGATTTCTACCTTTGGGATGCGGGCGACGGGCCAACCGGCGAAATCCTGAGCTATGCTCTGGAAGAATCCGCCGTCGACGTGGCGACTGAGTTGACGAACATGATCCAGACCCAGCGGGCCTATTCGTCGAACGCCAAGGTTATCCAGACCGTCGACGAAATGTTGCAGGAAACCACCAACATCAAGCGCTAA
- a CDS encoding C45 family autoproteolytic acyltransferase/hydolase — MKLTFRALQENEPGQVLARLFSEYRTAYLDWWASEGLCGRPTYAECRRALKTHMPELVGIYDQLCAAVGGGDMESRFLSFYCPPRYLAGCSQAIWPSREPLLVRNYDYNPAAFDAVFLKTGWNGCQVMGTSDGLFGLLDGMNDAGLTVSLTFGGRRAVGEGFGVPLILRYILQVCTTLVEAQEVLRRVPCHMSYNVTVMDRSRGFFTAYLAPDRPTVITRASVATNHQERVEWTSHARLTASVERERFLLQRLTLHEEPQEKFVGAFLKPPLYSLAFDRGFGTLYTAAYHPAERFVDLLWPGRVWRKELDQFEAGHLGIEYPVHQNRLAVSP, encoded by the coding sequence ATGAAACTCACGTTCCGTGCCCTTCAGGAAAACGAGCCGGGACAGGTGCTCGCCCGGCTCTTTTCCGAGTACCGCACCGCCTATCTGGACTGGTGGGCGAGCGAGGGCCTATGTGGCCGCCCTACCTATGCCGAATGTAGGCGCGCGCTGAAGACGCACATGCCCGAGCTCGTTGGGATTTACGATCAGCTCTGCGCGGCGGTGGGCGGTGGCGACATGGAATCCCGCTTCCTCAGTTTTTATTGCCCGCCGCGCTATCTGGCCGGTTGCAGCCAGGCCATCTGGCCTAGCCGAGAGCCACTCTTGGTACGCAACTACGACTACAACCCCGCGGCCTTCGACGCGGTGTTCCTGAAGACCGGCTGGAACGGATGTCAGGTCATGGGCACGTCGGACGGGCTGTTCGGCCTGCTTGACGGGATGAACGATGCCGGGCTGACCGTCTCGCTGACCTTCGGCGGGCGCCGCGCGGTCGGGGAGGGCTTTGGCGTGCCGCTCATCCTCAGGTACATTCTGCAGGTCTGTACCACGCTCGTTGAGGCTCAGGAGGTGCTGCGGCGGGTGCCCTGCCACATGAGCTACAACGTGACAGTGATGGACCGCAGCCGGGGCTTTTTCACCGCATACCTCGCACCGGACCGCCCCACCGTCATTACCCGTGCGTCCGTTGCCACGAACCATCAGGAACGCGTCGAGTGGACCAGTCACGCGCGCCTGACAGCCTCCGTCGAGCGGGAGCGCTTTCTGCTTCAGCGGCTGACACTGCATGAGGAGCCACAGGAGAAGTTCGTCGGTGCCTTCCTGAAGCCACCCCTGTATTCTCTCGCCTTCGACAGGGGCTTCGGCACTCTCTATACCGCAGCCTATCACCCCGCCGAACGCTTTGTGGATTTGCTCTGGCCGGGCCGGGTCTGGCGGAAAGAACTTGACCAGTTCGAAGCTGGTCACCTTGGAATCGAGTACCCTGTCCATCAAAATCGACTCGCGGTGAGTCCATAA
- a CDS encoding flagellin, producing the protein MILNSYGDMAQHLFLRSRNAELQQNITTLSEEFATGKLSNLTERLGGDFTYLADLENTLNRLDSYMVANSEVQLFATTTQGSLDKVQSQVQAMRNDILTLSPAIDVANAEQFGSQAKQRISSAISLLNASVGGRTIFSGTATDTKPLNDTGTLMSSILTEVSGLTTSNDIIQAVKDWFDDPAGFDTVMYNGSTTSLQPVTVGEGEQVTLGIRADDDNLKHALQSYVITALADEPSLGLTGDVKVDIVRQASSELTDSVDRLIELQADVGFIEGQLEAVNTRNEASKTSLSIVKNNLVSADPYETYTRLEEAQTQLEGLYTITSRSSKLSLLNYL; encoded by the coding sequence ATGATATTGAATTCCTATGGTGATATGGCGCAGCACCTCTTTCTCCGCAGCCGTAATGCAGAATTGCAGCAGAATATAACCACGCTTTCCGAAGAGTTTGCTACCGGCAAGTTGTCTAACCTGACCGAGCGGCTGGGCGGTGACTTCACCTATCTGGCAGATCTCGAAAACACCTTAAACCGGCTGGACAGCTACATGGTCGCTAATAGCGAAGTGCAGTTGTTTGCCACTACGACCCAAGGCAGCCTTGATAAGGTCCAGAGCCAGGTCCAAGCGATGCGGAATGACATCCTGACACTGTCACCTGCCATTGATGTGGCAAACGCAGAGCAGTTCGGAAGCCAGGCCAAGCAAAGAATATCCAGTGCAATCAGCCTGTTGAATGCATCTGTTGGCGGGCGGACAATCTTTTCGGGCACCGCGACGGATACCAAGCCGCTTAATGACACAGGCACCCTCATGAGTTCCATCCTCACTGAGGTCTCCGGATTGACCACAAGCAATGACATCATTCAAGCCGTGAAGGACTGGTTTGATGATCCAGCTGGGTTCGACACTGTCATGTACAACGGTTCCACCACTTCTCTGCAGCCTGTCACCGTAGGCGAGGGTGAACAGGTTACGCTGGGCATCCGTGCTGATGACGACAATCTCAAACATGCGTTGCAGAGTTACGTCATTACAGCATTGGCAGATGAACCCAGTCTCGGTTTGACGGGCGATGTGAAAGTCGACATTGTCCGCCAAGCCAGCAGCGAGCTCACAGACAGCGTGGACAGGCTGATCGAGTTGCAAGCGGATGTCGGCTTTATCGAAGGCCAGCTTGAAGCGGTGAACACCCGCAATGAGGCGTCGAAAACCAGCCTGAGCATTGTCAAAAACAACCTGGTTTCAGCCGATCCTTATGAAACCTATACACGGCTGGAAGAAGCGCAAACGCAGCTTGAAGGTCTTTATACGATCACATCGCGCAGCTCGAAGCTCTCACTGTTGAATTATCTCTGA
- the flgK gene encoding flagellar hook-associated protein FlgK, protein MSIYSALNSAMSGLTAASRSSQVVSDNLANALTPGYTRRVLDLNSPSAGIRGVRVGNVQRINDPVLITNRRVAEADYSASKIQSDFYGRMSSLAGTVDDEMSLASNLSFFESSLIEAVSRPDSLPRLNDLSVKANSLADSISRTAEGLRKLRIGADSAIGSQVETVNQALKDVEKLNARIMVVEAGGMDAAAMHDQRDQLIDQVNEIIPVNVVRRDNGQVSLYSTGGIMLLDGKASELSFTPSRDIMPHMTLGNALISGLEVNGKVIDTSPDGPLRGGKLTAQFEIRDVTAVEAQEDLDTMAADLIERFQDPALDASIGVTDAGIFTDDGGFYDPANFIGISNRIELNDLVALDGTGETWRFRDGLYAAGLGDPGDSRLLQAYSDTLNTTRTVSSAGLGTANMTASTLSANLLSRFAQDNETASRASTFAAASFNELSQAELGLGVDTDAELQNLMLVEKYYQANARVITVVDELMDTLLRI, encoded by the coding sequence ATGTCTATTTATTCCGCCCTTAACAGCGCGATGAGCGGTTTGACCGCGGCCAGCCGGTCCTCGCAAGTGGTTTCGGACAATCTGGCCAATGCTCTGACACCTGGCTATACGCGCCGGGTGCTGGATCTGAACAGCCCTAGTGCAGGCATTCGCGGCGTTCGGGTCGGGAATGTACAGCGTATCAATGACCCGGTTCTGATCACCAACCGCAGAGTGGCCGAGGCAGACTACAGTGCGTCCAAGATCCAGTCCGATTTCTACGGCCGGATGTCCAGTTTGGCTGGCACGGTTGACGACGAGATGTCACTGGCTTCGAATCTATCGTTTTTCGAGTCTTCTTTGATTGAGGCGGTCTCTCGCCCGGACTCACTGCCGAGGCTGAATGATCTTTCCGTGAAAGCGAATTCTCTTGCCGACTCGATTTCCCGTACGGCGGAAGGACTGAGGAAACTGAGGATCGGTGCGGATAGTGCGATCGGCTCTCAGGTTGAAACCGTGAATCAGGCGTTGAAGGACGTCGAAAAACTGAATGCCCGCATTATGGTCGTAGAAGCCGGTGGCATGGATGCCGCAGCGATGCATGACCAGCGGGATCAACTGATTGATCAGGTCAACGAAATCATTCCAGTCAATGTTGTCCGGCGCGATAATGGCCAGGTGTCGCTCTACTCGACCGGCGGGATCATGCTGTTGGACGGCAAGGCGTCCGAGCTGAGCTTTACTCCGTCGCGGGATATCATGCCGCACATGACGCTGGGCAATGCATTAATTTCCGGCCTCGAGGTCAACGGGAAGGTGATTGACACCAGCCCGGACGGACCACTTCGGGGCGGCAAGCTCACGGCCCAGTTCGAAATCCGAGATGTAACTGCGGTGGAAGCCCAGGAGGATCTTGATACAATGGCTGCCGATCTGATCGAGCGGTTTCAGGATCCCGCACTGGATGCCTCCATTGGCGTCACCGACGCCGGCATCTTTACTGATGATGGCGGATTCTATGATCCGGCAAACTTCATCGGTATCTCCAACCGGATCGAATTGAATGACCTGGTCGCCTTGGACGGTACCGGAGAGACATGGCGGTTCCGAGACGGCCTTTATGCAGCAGGTCTGGGTGATCCAGGTGATTCCAGGTTGTTGCAGGCATACTCCGATACGCTGAACACCACCCGGACAGTATCTTCGGCCGGGCTGGGCACAGCAAACATGACAGCCTCGACGCTGAGTGCGAACCTGTTGTCGCGGTTTGCACAGGACAATGAAACAGCGTCACGCGCATCGACCTTTGCTGCTGCCAGTTTCAATGAATTGAGCCAAGCGGAATTGGGGCTTGGAGTGGATACAGATGCTGAACTGCAAAACCTGATGCTGGTGGAAAAATACTACCAGGCCAATGCTCGGGTGATCACCGTTGTCGACGAACTTATGGACACACTACTGAGGATCTGA
- a CDS encoding biotin carboxylase, translated as MPKKVLKNLSEIRRYFHTNADPVYFVSATNFNLLGLDEWVKNFKYICYMDCFDGRHPNVLVPSELPHDEFQSIEDINNYLLQHKEVRDYIKARGGKPKFVFLMFDEKTEELVEELGGELWFPKAELRTRMDNKIETVRVGNKAGVPSVPNTLSEVESYKHLKEICQKADLGNDLVLQSAFGDSGHTTFFVKSEADFRKHEHEIVGEGEIKIMKRIDCRGSAIEACATSQGTIVGPLMTELVGFNELTPYRGGWCGNEIFATAFPPKTRERARELTFKFGEQLRKEGYRGYFELDFLIDKKTGEIWLGELNPRITGASSMTNHAAFAHADAPLFLFHLLEFSKKPFKLDVGELNDRWADPNMIDSWSQMVIKHTDDTVDIVTSAPQSGIYRMQPDGQVVFDRFDYHRRAVESEDEAFFLRISNVGDYRYEGADLGILVTRGRSMTKGFQLTEKSKRWIDGIKSAYAASPLPSAEAFEDPAFKIM; from the coding sequence ATGCCGAAGAAAGTTCTGAAAAACCTCTCGGAGATCCGCCGCTATTTCCACACCAATGCGGACCCGGTCTATTTTGTTTCAGCGACGAACTTTAACCTTCTTGGGCTTGATGAATGGGTGAAGAACTTCAAGTACATCTGCTACATGGACTGCTTCGACGGCCGCCACCCGAACGTGCTGGTGCCGTCCGAACTGCCGCATGACGAGTTCCAGTCGATCGAGGACATCAACAACTACCTGCTGCAGCACAAGGAGGTGCGGGACTACATCAAGGCGCGCGGCGGCAAGCCGAAGTTCGTGTTTCTGATGTTCGATGAAAAGACCGAGGAACTGGTTGAGGAACTCGGCGGTGAACTGTGGTTCCCCAAGGCAGAACTGCGCACCAGGATGGACAACAAGATCGAAACCGTCCGCGTCGGCAACAAGGCGGGCGTGCCCTCGGTGCCAAACACGCTGTCCGAAGTGGAAAGCTACAAGCACCTAAAAGAAATTTGCCAGAAGGCGGACCTCGGCAATGATCTGGTGCTGCAAAGCGCCTTCGGAGATTCCGGCCACACGACGTTCTTCGTCAAGTCCGAGGCCGATTTTCGCAAGCACGAGCACGAGATCGTCGGCGAGGGCGAGATCAAGATCATGAAGCGGATCGATTGCCGCGGCTCCGCGATTGAGGCTTGCGCCACCTCCCAAGGCACCATCGTCGGGCCGCTGATGACCGAGCTTGTCGGCTTCAACGAGCTGACCCCTTACCGCGGCGGCTGGTGCGGCAACGAGATTTTCGCTACTGCCTTCCCGCCCAAGACCCGCGAACGGGCGCGGGAGCTGACCTTCAAGTTCGGCGAACAGCTGCGCAAGGAAGGCTACCGCGGCTATTTCGAGTTGGACTTCCTGATCGACAAGAAAACCGGAGAGATCTGGCTGGGCGAGCTGAACCCGCGCATCACCGGAGCGTCATCGATGACCAACCACGCAGCCTTTGCCCATGCTGACGCGCCCCTTTTCCTGTTCCATTTGCTGGAGTTCTCGAAAAAGCCGTTCAAGTTGGACGTTGGGGAACTGAACGACCGCTGGGCCGACCCAAACATGATCGACTCCTGGTCGCAGATGGTCATCAAACACACCGACGACACCGTCGACATCGTGACTTCGGCACCGCAATCCGGCATCTACCGGATGCAGCCGGATGGCCAGGTGGTGTTTGACCGGTTTGACTACCACCGCCGAGCGGTCGAGAGCGAGGACGAGGCGTTCTTTCTGCGCATCTCCAACGTCGGCGACTACCGCTACGAAGGTGCCGACCTTGGCATTCTGGTCACCCGCGGCCGGTCGATGACCAAGGGCTTCCAGTTGACCGAAAAGTCCAAGCGCTGGATCGACGGAATTAAGTCCGCCTATGCCGCGAGCCCGCTTCCTTCTGCCGAGGCCTTTGAAGATCCGGCATTCAAGATTATGTAG